Proteins encoded by one window of Castor canadensis chromosome 2, mCasCan1.hap1v2, whole genome shotgun sequence:
- the LOC109699952 gene encoding LOW QUALITY PROTEIN: zinc finger protein Rlf-like (The sequence of the model RefSeq protein was modified relative to this genomic sequence to represent the inferred CDS: inserted 5 bases in 4 codons; substituted 4 bases at 4 genomic stop codons), whose amino-acid sequence MPREVWAPFLQSLQESHDALLEFGNNNLQILVHVTKEGVWKNPVLKILSQQPVKAEEVNKLIAQEGPSFLQMRIKHLLKSNCIPQATALSKLCAESKEIAHVSSFQQAYITCLCSTLPSEEAIKETAKVDCKEVLDIICNLESEGQDNTAFVLCTIYLTQQLQTASVYCSWELTLFWSKLQRRIDPSLDTFLECCRQFGVVAKTQQHLFCLIRVIQTEAQDAGLGVSILLCVRALQLRSSEDEEMKASVCKTISCLLPEDLEITRACQLTEFLIEPSLDGFNMLEELYLQPDQKFDEENAPVPNSLRCELLLALKAHWPFDPEFWDWKTLKRHCHQLLGQEASDSDDDLSGYEMSINDTDVLESFLSDYDEGKEDKQYRRRDLADQHKEKRDKKPIGSSERYQRWLQYKFFCLLCKRECIEARILHHSKMHMEDGIYTCPVCIKKFKXKEIFVPHVMEHVKIPPSRRDRSRKKLLLKGSQKGICPKSPSAALEQNQSLNEQAKGESHEYVTFSKLEDCHLQDRDLYPCLGTDCSRVFKQFKYLSVRLKAEHQNNDENAKHYLDMKNRREKCTYCRRHFMSAFHLREHEQVHCGPQPYMCVSIDCYARFGSVNELLNHKQKHDDLRYKCELNGCNIVFSDLGQLYHHEAQHFRDASYTSNFLGCKKFYYSKIEYQNHLSMHNVESSDGGIKKSVKLEELAAGEKQDCVDQSHLLDQTDKSHLPEDLFCAGTAGSQIDAAENLKENSDSNSSDQLSHSSSASMNEELIDPLDHSETMQDILLSHEKVFVCSSLKEKCSNMAVCFDGTKFTCGFDGCGSTYKNARGMLKHLRKVHPYHFKPKKIKTKDLFPCLGNEHNQTTDKFDAEPKPSSDANSDSPDEGLDHNIHTKCKREHQGYSSEVSICASKRPCTEDTMLELLLCLKHLSLKNSIAHGSFSGSLQGYQSSGAKSLQSVSSISDLNFQNQDENMPSQYLAQLAAKPFFCELQGCKYEFVTREALLMHYLKKHNYSKEKVLQLTMFQHRYSPFWCHICQRSFTRKTHLRIHYKNKHQIGSDRATHKLLDNEKCDHEGPCSVDGLKGDCSAELRGDPSSNSEKTPCHSKKDECNSETDLESSCEETESKTSDISSPVGGHREEGEGREGRGSRRTVAKGNLCYILNKCHKPFHCIHKTCNSSFTNLKGLIRHYRTVHQCNKEQLCLEKDKARTKRELXKCKKIFACKYKEXNKRFLCSKALAKHCSDSHNLDHIEEPKVLSEAESMARFSCNQPQCPAVFYTFSKLKHHLVEQHNIEGEIHSDYEIHCDLNGCGQIFTHRSNYSEHVYYXHKDYYDDLFRSQKVANERLLWSEKVCPTAHTQLQEHQTTRRSFNAKTKKCGLIKEKKAPISFKTRAEALHMCVEXSEHTQYPCMVEGCLXVVKLESSIVRHYKRTHQMSSAYLEQQMENLVVCVKYGTKIKEEPPSEAEPCIKKEESRSCESEHAKHSHSPGDSSATLQNTDSCHPGERNGCQKGCTENNPVFDADTLLYRGTLKCNHSSETTSLEQCNIVQSPPCKIENSIPNPSGTENGTYFTNFQLPLPRIKEETGQHSSGQENTVKNSTHVPKENFRKHSQPKSFDLKTYKPMGFESSFLKFIQESEEKEDDFDDWEPSEHLTLSNSSQPSNDLTGSDMANNMVNDNDPEVDIPHSSSDSTIHENLTSIPPLIVAETATVPSLENLRVVLDKALTDXGELALKQLHYLXPVVVLERSKFSTPILDLFPTKKTDELCVGSS is encoded by the exons GTCAATAAGTTGATTGCACAAGAAGGACCTTCCTTCCTGCAAATGCGaataaaacatttgttgaaatctAACTGCATCCCCCAGGCTACTGCTTTGTCAAAACTATGTGCAGAATCTAAGGAGATTGCACATGTGTCATCTTTTCAGCAAGCTTATATCACATGTTTATGTTCCACGCTCCCTAGTGAAGAAGCGATTAAGGAGACTGCAAAGGTCGACTGCAAGGAAGTACTAGACATCATTTGTAATCTGGAATCTGAGGGTCAGGATAACACAGCATTTGTTCTTTGTACGATTTACCTTACCCAGCAGCTCCAAACTGCAAGTGTATATTGTTCTTGGGAGCTGACTCTTTTTTGGAGTAAACTGCAAAGAAGAATTGACCCTTCTTTAGATACTTTTTTGGAGTGCTGTCGTCAATTTGGTGTCGTAGCTAAAACACAGCAGCATTTGTTTTGCCTGATTAGAGTTATACAAACTGAAGCACAAGATGCTGGTCTTGGGGTATCAATTCTGCTGTGTGTCAGAGCTCTTCAACTAAGATCAAgtgaagatgaagaaatgaaggcaTCAGTCTGTAAAACAATTTCCTGTCTTTTACCAGAAGATTTAGAAATTACACGAGCCTGTCAACTTACAGAATTCTTAATTGAACCCAGTTTGGATGGATTTAATATGTTGGAAGAACTGTATTTGCAACCAGATcaaaaatttgatgaagaaaatgCACCAGTTCCAAATTCTCTCCGATGTGAGCTCTTGTTAGCTTTAAAAGCCCACTGGCCTTTTGATCCTGAATTTTGGGACTGGAAAACTTTAAAACGACACTGCCACCAACTCCTAGGACAAGAAGCCTCCGATTCTGATGATGATTTAAGTGGCTATGAAATGTCTATTAATGACACCGATGTTTTAGAGTCATTTCTCAGTGACTATGATGAAGGTAAAGAAGATAAACAATACAGAAGAAGAGATTTGGCAGATCAGCATaaggagaaaagagacaaaaagccCATTGGTTCTTCTGAAAGATACCAGAGGTGGCTTCAGTAtaagtttttctgtttattatgtaAACGGGAATGTATAGAGGCCAGGATTCTTCATCATTCTAAGATGCATATGGAAGATGGAATTTATACCTGTCCAGTTTGTATTAAAAAGTTCaagtgaaaagaaatatttgttccTCATGTGATGGAACATGTTAAGATCCCACCAAGCAGAAGGGACCGCTCTAGAAAGAAATTACTGTTAAAAGGCTCTCAAAAGGGTATTTGTCCTAAGAGCCCCTCTGCAGCCTTGGAACAAAATCAGTCATTGAATGAACAAGCCAAAGGAGAATCTCATGAATATGTCACATTCAGCAAATTAGAAGATTGCCACCTGCAGGACAGAGATTTGTACCCATGTCTTGGTACAGACTGTTCCCGTGTgtttaaacaatttaaatactTAAGTGTGCGTCTTAAAGCTGAACaccaaaataatgatgaaaatgcCAAGCACTACTTGGatatgaaaaatagaagagagaagTGTACTTATTGTCGGCGACATTTCATGTCTGCTTTTCACCTGCGAGAACATGAACAAGTGCATTGTGGTCCTCAGCCTTACATGTGCGTATCTATAGATTGCTATGCTAGGTTTGGATCAGTGAATGAACTACTTAATCATAAACAAAAACATGATGATCTTCGTTATAAATGTGAATTAAATGGCTGTAATATTGTTTTCAGTGACTTGGGACAGCTTTACCACCATGAAGCACAACATTTTAGGGATGCATCCTATACAAGCAACTTTCTTGGCTGTAAAAAGTTCTATTATTCCAAAATTGAATACCAGAACCACCTCTCAATGCATAATGTTGAAAGTTCAGATGGAGGCATAAAGAAATCTGTGAAACTTGAGGAGCTTGCAGCAGGAGAAAAGCAAGATTGTGTTGATCAGTCCCATCTACTTGACCAAACTGATAAGTCACATTTACCCGAGGATCTTTTCTGTGCAGGAACTGCTGGCTCTCAAATAGATGCTgcagaaaatctgaaagaaaacagtGACAGTAATTCTAGTGATCAGTTAAGTCATAGCTCTTCAGCTTCAATGAATGAAGAGTTAATTGACCCACTAGATCACTCCGAAACCATGCAGGATATATTATTATCTCATGAGAAAGTTTTTGTGTGctcaagtttaaaagaaaaatgttccaaTATGGCAGTTTGTTTTGATGGGACTAAGTTTACCTGTGGTTTTGATGGCTGTGGTTCCACATACAAAAATGCAAGGGGGATGCTGAAGCATTTACGGAAGGTGCATCCATACCATTTCAAACCCAAGAAGATAAAGACGAAAGACCTTTTCCCCTGTTTAGGTAATGAACACAATCAGACAACTGACAAGTTTGATGCAGAACCTAAGCCCAGCTCAGATGCAAACAGTGACTCACCAGATGAAGGTCTAGATCACAATATTCATACTAAATGTAAGCGAGAACATCAAGGTTATTCCTCAGAAGTCTCCATTTGTGCTTCTAAAAGGCCATGTACAGAGGATACTATGTTGGAACTTCTGTTATGCTTGAAACATTTAAGCTTGAAAAACTCAATAGCACATGGATCTTTCTCAGGGTCATTGCAGGGGTACCAATCCAGTGGTGCTAAGTCTCTTCAGTCTGTTTCATCTATCTCAGACCTTAATTTTCAGAATCAAGATGAAAATATGCCAAGTCAGTACCTTGCACAATTGGCTGCTAAGCCTTTTTTCTGTGAGCTTCAAGGATGCAAGTATGAATTTGTGACCAGAGAGGCTTTGTTAATGCATTACCTTAAAAAGCATAattactcaaaagaaaaagtcCTTCAGTTAACCATGTTTCAACACCGGTACTCTCCATTCTGGTGTCATATTTGCCAAAGGTCATTTACGAGAAAAACCCACCTTAggattcattataaaaataaacatcaaattGGCAGTGACAGAGCAACGCATAAACTGTTAGACAATGAAAAATGTGATCATGAAGGCCCTTGCTCAGTAGACGGATTGAAAGGTGATTGTTCTGCCGAACTTAGAGGTGATCCCAGCAGTAACTCTGAGAAGACACCGTGTCATTCTAAAAAAGATGAATGCAATTCAGAAACAGATTTGGAATCGTCTtgtgaagaaacagaaagtaaaacatcTGATATTTCATCACCAGTAGGCGGCCatagagaagaaggagaaggaagagagggaagaggtaGCAGGCGAACTGTTGCTAAAGGAAATCTGTGCTATATTTTGAATAAATGCCACAAACCATTCCATTGTATCCATAAAACTTGCAACTCCTCATTCACCAATCTGAAAGGTTTGATTCGCCATTACAGAACTGTACATCAGTGCAACAAAGAACAGTTATGTTTAGAAAAGGACAAAGCAAGAACCAAAAGGGAAC GTAAATGTAAAAAGATATTTGCTTGCAAATACAAGG TGAACAAACGCTTCCTGTGTTCCAAAGCTCTTGCTAAGCACTGTAGTGACTCTCATAACCTAGACCATATTGAAGAGCCAAAAGTACTTTCTGAAGCTGAATCTATGGCAAGGTTTTCCTGTAACCAGCCTCAGTGCCCTGCTGTTTTTTATACATTCAGCAAGTTGAAACACCACTTGGTGGAACAGCATAATATTGAAGGAGAAATACATTCAGATTATGAAATTCATTGTGATCTTAATGGCTGTGGCCAGATCTTCACTCATCGCAGTAATTACTCAGAACATGTATATTACTGACATAAGGACTATTATGATGATCTCTTCAGAAGCCAGAAAGTAGCAAATGAAAGGCTACTATGGAGTGAAAAGGTTTGTCCAACAGCTCATACTCAGTTGCAAGAACATCAAACTACCAGGAGGTCATTTAATGCTAAAACTAAAAAATGTGGCttaatcaaagaaaagaaagctccAATTAGTTTTAAAACAAGAGCTGAAGCCCTCCATATGTGTGTAGAGTAGTCAGAGCACACACAGTACCCCTGTATGGTTGAAGGATGTT TCGTGGTGAAGTTGGAGAGCAGCATAGTGAGGCATTACAAACGTACCCATCAGATGAGTAGTGCCTATTTAGAGCAACAAATGGAAAACCTTGTTGTTTGTGTTAAGTACGGTACAAAAATTAAGGAGGAACCCCCTTCTGAAGCAGAGCCCtgtataaagaaagaagaaagtagaagcTGTGAATCAGAGCACGCAAAGCACAGCCATTCCCCGGGTGACAGCAGTGCAACCCTCCAGAACACTGATTCCTGCCATCCAGGTGAAAGAAATGGATGTCAGAAAGGGTGTACAGAAAACAACCCAGTATTTGATGCAGACACTCTGCTCTACAGGGGAACTTTGAAATGCAACCACAGTTCAGAAACCACTTCTTTGGAACAATGTAATATAGTTCAGTCTCCTCCCtgtaaaatagaaaattccataCCTAATCCCAGTGGAACTGAAAATGGGACTTACTTCACAAATTTCCAGCTGCCTTTACCAAGGATCAAAGAAGAAACTGGGCAGCATAGTTCAGGGCAAGAAAACACTGTAAAAAATTCAACCCATGTCCCAAAAGAGAATTTTAGGAAGCATTCACAACCTAAGTCATTTGATTTGAAGACTTACAAACCTATGGGATTTGaatcttcatttctgaaatttattcaggaaagtgaagagaaagaagatgATTTTGATGACTGGGAGCCTTCAGAGCACTTAACATTAAGTAATTCTTCACAACCCAGTAATGACTTAACAGGGAGTGATATGGCAAATAATATGGTGAATGACAATGACCCAGAAGTTGACATACCTCATTCTTCCAGTGACTCTACAATTCATGAGAACCTGACTTCAATCCCACCTTTAATAGTAGCTGAAACAGCAACAGTTCCTTCCTTGGAAAACCTGAGGGTTGTATTGGACAAAGCATTAACAGA TGGAGAGCTTGCCTTAAAACAGCTTCATTATCTTTGACCAGTGGTTGTGCTTGAAAGATCTAAGTTTTCCACACCAATCTTAGACTTGTTCCCGACAAAAAAGACAGATGAGCTTTGTGTAGGAAGTTCCTAA